In Cololabis saira isolate AMF1-May2022 chromosome 14, fColSai1.1, whole genome shotgun sequence, a single genomic region encodes these proteins:
- the ripk4 gene encoding receptor-interacting serine/threonine-protein kinase 4: MDMDVPASPPGNMGLLRTFDCSEFSSWEKIGSGGFGQVYKVRHVQWKTWLAIKCPPSLHMDDKDRAELLEEAKKMEAAKFRYILPVYGICEDPQGLVMEYMETGSLENLLASNPLPWELRFRIIHETAVGMNFLHCMNPPLLHLDLKPANILLDAHYHVKISDFGLARWNGLSRADDMSREGFCGTIAYLPPESIIQKHRVSDTKHDVYSFSIVIWGVLTQKKPYQDEPSRESNILQIMVKVVKGIRPDLGAIPRCRPSTCAGFLSLMQRCWVVKPDDRPSFHEITSEAEELCSKPQDEPKTPTLSSSEPEPLSPTPLTGEQGTDNKPVRPKSAMLPEKDCSLSELLSQVDSGISRSFDRVKEDSCHSKENTCKRLSAISSADSAFSSQDSITLSFEKENTFDSAEVQKRKLCEAIRTKDTAKLMKILQPQDVDLLLDGGGSLLHHAISLANEEAVKFLLLSNANPNLPNARGSTPLHLATEKHLKPLAELLLGRRSTNVNAKDEDQYTALHWAAQSGDEAIARLLVDRGAAINEADGQGRTPAHVACQHGQENVIRVLLSRGADVRIKGKDNWTALHFAAWQGHLGIVKLLVKQACADVDGQTSDGRTPLHLASQRGQYRVARILIELGADVHMASAGLNTPLHVAAETGHTSTSRLLIKHQADIHAQNTHGLTPLHLASQRGHLATVKMLIAEGADPYRSNQALRTPCHLAAEDGHCEVLKELLLHCPDGGTLSDEQGLSPLHLAVQGGHSDVITMLLPEVCQDFVTESTGQPEAEEAEEPSSPTSPTSPTSPTSPTSPTSPTSPTSPTSPTSPTSPTSPTSPTSPEPRQLQRKVVILKLTEHKDKDFPQPPTSQCASAPC, encoded by the exons ATGGACATGGACGTCCCGGCTTCTCCACCTGGGAATATGGGGCTGTTACGGACCTTTGACTGCTCGGAGTTCAGCAGCTGGGAGAAAATAGGCTCAGGTGGATTTGGACAAGTATACAAAGTCCGGCATGTACAGTGGAAAACATGGCTGGCCATCAAGTGCCCTCCCTCCCTTCACATGGATGACAA GGACCGTgctgagctgctggaggaggctAAGAAGATGGAGGCAGCCAAGTTCCGGTACATCCTGCCCGTGTACGGGATCTGTGAGGACCCCCAGGGCCTGGTCATGGAGTACATGGAGACCGGGTCCCTGGAGAACCTGCTGGCCTCCAACCCCCTGCCCTGGGAGCTGCGGTTCCGCATCATACACGAGACGGCGGTTGGAATGAACTTCCTGCACTGCATGAACCCGCCGCTTCTCCACCTGGACCTGAAGCCGGCCAACATCCTCCTGGACGCTCACTATCACGTCAAG ATATCTGATTTCGGTCTGGCGCGTTGGAACGGCCTGTCACGGGCTGATGACATGAGCAGAGAAGGCTTCTGTGGCACCATTGCCTACCTGCCACCCGAGAGCATCATACAGAAGCACCGAGTGTCAGACACCAAGCATGACGTTTACAG TTTCTCCATTGTGATCTGGGGCGTTCTCACGCAGAAGAAACCCTACCAAGACGAGCCTTCAA GAGAAAGCAATATCCTCCAGATAATGGTGAAAGTGGTTAAAGGGATTCGTCCAGACCTGGGTGCGATACCACGATGTCGGCCTTCAACCTGTGCTGGATTCCTGAGCCTCATGCAGCGCTGCTGGGTAGTGAAGCCTGATGACAGACCAAGCTTCCACG AAATTACATCTGAAGCTGAAGAGCTCTGCTCCAAACCGCAGGATGAGCCCAAAACCCCAACACTGTCGTCATCAGAGCCGGAGCCCCTGTCCCCGACCCCTCTCACAGGTGAACAG ggAACGGACAACAAACCAGTTCGTCCAAAGTCGGCCATGTTGCCGGAAAAAGACTGCAGCCTGTCGGAGCTGCTGAGCCAGGTGGATTCTGGGATCTCCAGAAGCTTCGACCGAGTCAAGGAGGATAGCTGCCACAGCAAGGAGAACACGTGCAAGAGACTGTCTGCCATCTCCTCTGCAGATTCAGCCTTCTCCTCCCAAGACTCCATCACCCTGTcctttgaaaaagaaaacaccttTG ATTCTGCTGAAGTCCAAAAGCGGAAGCTGTGTGAGGCCATCAGGACCAAAGATACAGCCAAGCTGATGAAGATCCTCCAGCCTCAGGATGTTGACCTCCTCCTCGATGGAGGAGGAAGCCTGCTCCACCATGCCATCAGCTTGGCCAACGAGGAGGCTGTTAAATTCCTGCTCCTGAGCAATGCCAACCCCAATCTTCCCAACGCCCGTGGCTCCACACCGCTCCATCTGGCCACGGAGAAGCACCTGAAGCCGTTGGCTGAGCTCCTGCTCGGTCGGCGCAGCACCAACGTGAATGCTAAAGATGAGGATCAGTACACGGCTTTGCACTGGGCGGCCCAGAGTGGAGATGAAGCGATTGCACGCCTGCTGGTCGACCGGGGAGCGGCCATCAACGAGGCCGACGGCCAGGGACGCACACCGGCTCACGTGGCGTGCCAGCATGGTCAGGAGAATGTAATCAGGGTGCTGCTGAGCCGCGGCGCTGACGTCCGAATCAAGGGCAAGGACAACTGGACGGCGCTCCACTTTGCTGCTTGGCAGGGGCATCTGGGAATCGTCAAGCTGCTGGTCAAGCAGGCGTGTGCCGACGTAGACGGCCAGACATCAGACGGCCGGACGCCGCTGCATCTGGCATCCCAGAGAGGGCAGTATCGCGTGGCCCGGATCCTGATCGAGCTAGGAGCAGATGTCCACATGGCTTCGGCTGGGTTAAACACACCACTACATGTGGCGGCGGAAACGGGTCACACCAGCACCTCCCGTCTGTTGATTAAACATCAGGCGGACATTCATGCCCAGAACACTCATGGACTCACGCCCCTCCACCTGGCCTCGCAGCGAGGCCACCTCGCCACGGTCAAGATGTTGATTGCAGAGGGGGCGGACCCCTACAGGTCCAACCAGGCCCTGCGCACCCCCTGCCACCTGGCAGCAGAGGATGGACACTGTGAAGTTCTGAAAGAGCTGCTACTTCACTGTCCGGACGGTGGCACCCTGTCGGACGAGCAGGGCCTCAGCCCCTTACACCTGGCAGTGCAGGGCGGACACTCGGATGTCATCACAATGCTGCTGCCTGAGGTCTGCCAGGACTTTGTTACGGAGAGCACGGGCCAGCCTGAAGCTGAGGAGGCTGAGGAGCCTTCATCACCTACATCACCTACATCACCTACATCACCTACATCACCTACATCACCTACATCACCTACATCACCTACATCACCTACATCACCTACATCACCTACATCACCTACATCACCTACATCACCTACATCCCCGGAGCCCAGGCAGCTGCAGAGGAAAGTTGTCATTCTCAAACTGACAGAGCACAAGGACAAAGACTTCCCACAACCCCCCACCTCACAGTGTGCTTCCGCACCATGCTAA